The following nucleotide sequence is from Chaetodon auriga isolate fChaAug3 chromosome 19, fChaAug3.hap1, whole genome shotgun sequence.
TCACCTCTGGGAAGCGGTGGGTGTCTTCTaagatttatttcagtgtgctAGATTGCAACTTCAGTTGAGTTGAATTTTAGTATTGTCAAAGGAAATGTGAATGTGGAgaacactgtgtgtatttgcttcACCACAGGTCGACCTTGTGAAAAGCACCCATCGCTCCCTTTATGGACTTCAAACTAACATGAATTATGAGGTTCGGGTGCGGTGCAAAATGTTCGGTGGGAACGAGTTTGGAGGATTTAGTgactctgtctttgtccacaTTCCATCTAAAGGTAAACATCAACAACATTGTCATTATAAAGAAACCTCTCAAAAATTTCTGCCTACACTTCACCTGACGGCTCACCCTCCTGTCAGTAGCTTGCATCACTATATGAAAACTAAATGATAATCCAGTAGCTGCCTGTTTGATCTCCCTAATGCTGTGATCAGAACGTTCCTGTAGCCATGCGTGAATGCAGCCCCAAATTAAATATAGTCTAAATATTTAAGAATATTGTGTTAATCCGCCCTAGAAGTAGGCCATTGTATTTGTCAGCACAAATctcaatatttacatttgtacTTGAAGAGAGGTCCATAATGCTTTACGACTGTTGATCCATTTCACAAGGCGCACCTCCGTTTCTTTACCCAAACAAAGATGTCAGTCAGAAATGAAAGCTGCTTACTGCATTAAAGGACTTGCTGTCCTCAGTCCATAGTATTAGTTATTCTAGACAAAACCAGCACTGTGTTTCTGTAGCtctaaaggtccagtgtgtaggatttagggggatctatgggcagaaatggaatattcAGTTATAATTGATATTAGTGTACGAAAttaagaatcattgtgtttttgttacattagaatgagctctttatatctagagagggagcaggtcctttCCACAGaatctgccatgtttctacagctgCCCAGAACCCAGAAGTAGCTCAGAATTTAGCATTTTCCACACACAAGATGAGGAGTGCTCAGTTGGTTGCAATTTGTCACCTTACTGATAGATGCCACTCAACCtaacacactggacctttaatgtaATCATAATtgcaaatacaacaaaagtgagagtctgcagccatgctagcagctctgggAGGCTGTAGTtaggcacagctgtgctttgggctaaatgctaacatctgcatACTAAGATTtgtacagctgaggctaatgggaacaactttcttcttcttgacaGCTCTATGGCTTTTTCCATAACAGCCCTGTATTCTCTGAATAATAAGGAACATTGTAtttctgacagacagagagacattacATTAACAGCAAGATAAAATCAGCAATataatgtatttcatttttttaatgatgcacAATATTATGTACATAAAGTCGTGTGCATGTCTTTTCCCAGTGTCGAGATTCCCAGTGGTGGCCCTGCTCATCTTTGGTGCCTTGTGTTTAGTGGCCATCCTGATGTTATTTATCATATCGCAGCAGGAAAAGTAAGTACAGTACAGCCATCAGGATTTCTGTGTCTGACTGGATGGTTTTGAAAAGCTCAGAGAAATGAGAAAGTGCAGTATGCTATGCAGTGACCAGCACAATGCATGTGCTACTTAACCTTGGAAGAACTCGGTGTCTGTTATCAAGGGTGTCATAACTGACACAGAGACAATCTGTATATCTGCTCTTCAATGTTTATACAGAGGTCTGaagacatgttttttgttctATATGGTTATATGTGTTATGTCAAATTTAACATGTTTCCTTTTTATCCTCCCCAAAGGTTGATGGTTATTCTTTTGCCTCCTGTTCCTGGACCTAAAATAAGAGGAATTGACCCAGAACTCCTCAAGGTATACCACTTTATTTTGagctaaaaacaaaagtgagcttacccaaaatgtcagaaataactGTGTGCTCACAACTATGGTTAGTACGGTAGGTCAAAGCTTAAGCAGAAACTTCCAAAGAAGTTTGGCTGGGCttgtttaaaacctgtctgATTGCCACACTGCTCGTGTTTCTTGACCTGTCTGGCATCTTTTTAGTAATGTCACAGCATTCCCAATTCTCAGAAATTACCTTGAGAAGACAAAGGTTATATTACTAATAGAAATGATGGCGTATGCTACAAAAATATAACCCACGTCATAATAAACTGGATTATCCCTGAAAGAGCAGACCTAGCTCAGCAGCTGAATGTGGCCTCCAGAGTGTATCGACTCTCTTTTCTTTACCTCACAGAAAGGGAAGCTGAGGGAGTTGACGTCCATCCTGGGTGGCCCCCCTGATCTGAGGCCAGAGCTATACAACAGCGACCCCTGGGTGGAATTCATTGATTTGGACATTGAGGAGCAGAACGACAGACTGGCAGACCTGGACACGGACTGTCTCATGCACCGCTCCCTGACGTCCAACTGCACTCCCGTCTCCATCAGCTTCAGAGACGACGACTCGGGCCGTGCCAGCTGCTGCGACCCAGATCTTCCCAGCGACCAGGAAGCATCGCCTTTGCATCCTCTCACCCCAAATGAAATCCTCAGCAAGGAAACGTCGTGCCCGACAGCCTGCGAGCCAAGCTGCCAGCCCCAGAGCCCTGTCACTGGGGTGCCTCCTTTGGTAGAACCAGGCAGAGAAGCCTTGTACACCCAGGTTAGTGAAGTAAGGTCGTCTGGTAAGGTGCTGCTGTCTCCTGAGGAACAGAATGAGGTGGAGAAATCCACTagcaaagacacagagagagacatcatggcagagaagcagaaagaaaagaaagagtttcagctgctggtggtgaatGCAGATCATGGGGGTTACACCTCAGAGCTCAGCGCAGGAATAATGAGCCCAAGATTGTCCACAGGAGACATGAGTGAGCCCTGCCAGACAGAGGGAGACTTAGGTTCTTTGCTGTCCCCATCTTCACACGATGAATCAGATACCACCCCCATGTCCCCTCTTCCCCCTGTTCCTGTCTACACAGTGGTAGAGGGTGTTGACAGGCAGAACAGCCTCTTACTGACACCGAACTCAACACCTGCTCCCCAGCTGATAATCCCAAAGACCATGCCCACACCAGACGGCtacctgacccctgaccttttGGGAACCATCACACCATAGATCAGCGGTGAACTGTGCAAAGACTATTCAATCAAGGGCAGAGATACTGTGAGCTTGGAAACAGTCTCGGAGATTGAGGGTCCCAACGTTGAGTGATAAATATCAGCTCTCCTAAAATAGTCGAGGGGAGGCATCTGTGCCTGTCCTGCCAACACCTCTACCTCCTCTGGCCTCCCACTGCTCCCTCTGACAGGGCTGTGAAGTCAGCACGGTTGGACGTTTGGCATGATGGAGTAAGAGCACACAAGAATGTGACTGACTGCAGTCATGGAAAAGGAACTTTTTGACGGAAGATAACACAAACTGGTGCTCGAAATTGCCTCAAAAACTCAATACTCACTTGAAACAGGTATATAACACTttgctgaagctgcagtgattaaatttttgaccactagagggcagaagAACTCCACAGCAAACTGAGGGAACGCACAACCCCAGTGCTTTAATTAGAAAAGTGTTTTGGCTAAGGTGTTAGCCCGCTCATTTGGACTCATGTTTCAATCCAGAATCCTGAGAAAAGTATCTGGCTCCGTAGCTGCTAAATGATGGACTTTTTTCACCAGCTTGTCACTCatgttgtctctctgctgttgggTGCTATGAGCTAAAGAGCTTTGTATAGCTGCAGAGTTGTTGATCATTTCCTGTGGTTTTGTCAGTacacatttcacatgtgaaatgacTGAGGGTGAGTCTTTGACTTTTTGTACATATcaaaagctttctttttgaTAAAATCAGGTCGTATGTAATTAGTATGCtatgtgaaaaatgtctgtaaacATGAATTAATCATCTGACCTCTTTTTCTGAATCCAGCAGTTTTATGCCTTCCATAAGTTCCATAAGTATGCTTTTCATTCAGTCCTTTACAGGCTTTAAGACAAATACTATTATAACCAAAAAGTGTAAATCAGATTGAAAGAAAGTAACccattgctttttttaaaagtcAGCCTTGTTGGGGTGTGTATGTCATGTTGTTGCCATCacatgaaagtaaaataaagcatGAGCTGCAGGTATGTAAAAGCATCAACTGGAGCATATAATATTAGATTCTTATCTTACTTTGACACCATTGCATACTATGTTCGTCATTTATGgtcaaaactgaaatgttttcagagctGACAGGTAAAAGAATTTGTCTGTCTTATGCTCAGTCAGTATTTGTTTTTGAACGCATGGAATATGagagttttttatttttcatttgtttctgttctgttctgttctgttcaacaGTGCAGAATTAAAAGTTGGAGGTACATGATTGTCATTGTTGAATTTGTACAGTTATTTCATATTAACTGTTCAAAAGTGTTagttacaaacaaacaaatttcaTACTTGTGCCTTTGTatactaaattaaaaaataaaggtcTTGCATGAAAAATTATTGAAGTAAAACTGAATATGAAGTTTGTGAAACAGTTTTGTCTCTCAGGACGCTGACTTATTGACATACATGAAAATCTAAAATtacatgtacagacacactTTACTCTGAAATGTGGATTGAAAATATTAACTGCAACAAAAGCATATGACGTCGACGTTGCTAAAATACTTGAGAAATGTCAACATAACATACTTAATAGACTAGGTCAACAAACGAGATGCGCTTCCTACCGTTGGTTTTCCTTACAGAATCGGTATCTTCTCTGTGCACGagcctgacacacactgttAGCGCGGCCGTCCACCAGCGCGCgcagttagcagctagcttTAGCAACATAGCCTGAACTTCGTTGCTAGTAGCTAAAGCGTGACAGGAGGATTTCTGTTGATGGCGTTTAACGTCAGTGAAGTTCTAATGAAACCGACACAGTAATCCGATGCTACTACTTATTACATTCGTCTGGTCGTCCTTAGAGTAGTAAGATGTCGAACTGTGTTAATCTTGACACGTTTATGGACACGTTTATTCAACTAGAACAGGTAAGATAGCGTTAGCAAAGTCACTGATGGCTAATTATGGACGTCTCTGCCATTTGATTtattgtctgtttctctgtctttgctgctttATTAGCTAGACTAAACAGAAGTATGAGGAAAAAATTAGAGAATATCACATTGCTAGAAAATTACAGGGTGCCCTGCAGGGTTATGGTCATAATTTGACAAACCTTATTCTTAAGAAAGTAGCTAATTCTGTCCATttgttgcttgttgttgtttttcctctacATTCTATCGTACAGTAACAATGTTTTTCTGTAGTAagtttctgttttctccatAGATAGATAATAATTTAGATTTTATCCCACTGAACTCAAGCTGAAATGATACTCTTTGGTATCTATGGAATCATAGTCAAAATCATAGTGCCCAGTAATACACTGTGTACATTAGTTGTGCATTAGTAACTTAACCCATATACCTGCTTGTGGGGACATTGTGGAGTAAAGAAAAGTTTGAAGTCAGAAGTTTAGAGGATTTCCACTGGCGTTTGCTTTTGTCAAACAGAAAATTACGGAGGTTAATGGCAAAAACCACATGTTGGAGATCATGTTGGAGGATGCCAACAGACTCAAGAAATTCTATCTGACCAAGGAGAAAATTCTGATTGAGGGTGAGTTTTTGACTTTCGTTTCAAAGCTGGagcagttattttattttttttttttactacagtgtttgtttttctaaaaaaaaattaagatcACTGTGGTGCCACTAGGGGTCACTAAATCTTCATGGGTGGTAATGAGGGCTTCTTGATTTTGAAGAGGTTTAAGAAAACTTTTCTAAAATATACAGTTGGCCAGTATCTCAACAttaaattcatttctgtgatgaaaacaaaattaaataattatttttaaagtttagaTTATTTAAGATATAAGTATAAAAAAGCACTCACAGGAAAAGGTCACATTGAAGACCTGAACACAAGGTATATTCACAgattttcactctctgctcaaCAGCCCCATCCTGCGTTAGAAAAGTACACAATTAAAACAGCCAACGAGCTTATAGAACAATGGTCGACGTCAGGGAGAAGATCACAGAATTAGTTAAAAAAGGAGCCTGTTCAGTATGTATGATTCTTAAAGATTAAGAAACACATAATACAGACACAGAATTGTATAACAAGTTCCCAAAACTTATCAAAAAAACTCATCTATGATGCAGTATTTACAGAAGATAGTGAACTCCAAATTGTTTTAAATTGCtacttccaaaaaaaaagataaaatcctACAGTCAGTGCTTTTCACAACAATAGATCAGACACATCTCAGTGGTTTAGAAACCTTATGTCCCTCACTGAGTTGTTTTATACTGGaacttgtatgtgtgtggcacAACTATGAAACAAACCATGAAAAGTCACTAATTCTATCGATCTGTTtgttgcagagagagacagtcttCTTGTCTCTGTGAACAAACTACAGCAGACTCTGCAGGAGCAATGCAACCTCAGAGGTAACAGGAATAATCCACTGGACACATTTTCTCTGAATGACATAACAAAATTCCTGgatatttaaaatattcaggCATGAAGAAATATGCACAGGGTGGTGTACAGCAAATAAATGGTTCCATATTTAGTAGTGTTACTACAAAGTGaaaattttattttctgtgtgataTCCATTTAGTATGACACTGATATTTGGCATCCAAAATAGTGAATAACcccaaagcaccactgtgctttAAGTATGTATAGTCGATTTACAGATGATATTCTTTGAAAGGATTTCCATCATATGACTATTCTGAAACTGTTCGTGTTGTAGTGGAGAATGAGAGACTGAAGAATGATATGGCTGACCTGAAACAACAAAgtgagaggacagcagaggtAAGAACTGAGTCAGGAGTGGACACTGACAGCATTTAGCGGTTAATAAAGGGACTACAGCAGTGAATCAAGAAGTTTAATTGAAAGGCGTACACAGTGTAATGTTGAGGTGAATTTTTAAGGTTTATCTCCATTGTAACTTTACCTCAAATCTTCAATTTAACATCATCATGACCAGTTGATTCTCTCCATTCTTACCAATATTTTAAAGCTCATCGGTGCAATCCCAAATGTTTGTTCAGTAGTAATTTCAACTCTCATGTCTGTCACTGATGGGGTGTGTGTGGCCTGTGTGTTGTCTCAGGATGGAGAGGCTGTGGTTCAGCAGCTAGTCAGTGAAATGAGAGcaaaagcagagagacacaagagGGAGCTAGAGACTGTCAGGCTGCAGTGCAGGAGAGAGGTGGAAGATACCCACAGGCAGGGTCTCAATAAGTGTAAGACCTCACAAACCCTCCATACactgacacagtgacagtgttgaTGTGATAAGATGTTTCATAACAATAACTCCTGAAAGGTTTGTCTTtatcagccagcagcagcagagaaaagcagcagaacagaagctgaatgagagaaaatggagaaaaaaaaaacaagtatgtTAAAGGTTAATCTGTATTTGGCTGGGGCATGCTGTTGGTTTATTTCCTAACAGTGGAAGCTAAAGATACTGAAGTAAAGAAGCTGCTGGAAGAGAAGGACCTcgagctggaggagatgaagaagaggctgaaggaccaggagagggagaggcagagcgagCTCCTAAAGTTACAGATGGAGGTAAATTAAAAGCTACATTTCACGTCCAGCATTGCAGCTGGCGTTATTTCTCTGATTAACCATGTTACTGTTCAGCAGATAGTAATAAGTCAACACTTACAGATGTCAGCCACCATAAAactaaacagaagaagaaaacgtcAGCAGCTGTCATTGGTCATCATCAGTACACAGTCTACACGTGTCTCTTGTCAATACATTTGACCCAGTGAAGTAAACTCCTGTTACAGGACATCCAAATGTTTTTCACTTAGCATTTCATAAGCTAAACAGGCACAGcccatgtgtttctgtgttgagaATGAATTTCATTGAAGACGTGCATGTTAATGTGAAGGGGGACACAGATAATGCAGAGCATTGCACAAACTATCAGTGGGGGCTTAAGAGCAAAGTTGCAGTGTGTTGAATTTTGggggctgctctttgatggattCAAGGACATCACAAAATGCACCCTGCAACTacagagactccactgtgagaggatggatgcacttaaagcaagcaggaaaacactCTGCAGCATCCTCTGAGTGTGACTTGATCCAAGCAGTAAATCCAAGCGATCCAGACTGTTACTGCAGCGTCAACAAGGTGGTTAAACCGTCTCTTccactgcctttgagcagtgctgcatgtgagaggggattctcacatctcagCACAATAAAAACCAAGTCCAGATCTCGTCTGTCACGCACtcgtctctcagccctgatgcacattcacctgtcaaagacGACTACAGAGACATGTGActcaaagccagctgttgacccGAGAATGGAGACAGCTAATCTGAGGCTCAAACAGCGACTgggaggtgcatcttcatcatctaccatgcaggaagctgaagtgaAGAGCAGtaagagagacactgaggacagtGATGAACATTGTGATCATTAAGACCATGCTGTAGTATGTATCAGGTGAAtaccaaacaccatctccaCCATCTCACCTGAGTACCTGACTAAAAAGGTTATGTGCATCCCTGATAATAATCTGGTTTTCACAGGAATAGACAGATTATTGGTTTGTTGATATTtatcagctgattttttttaacctgcagTAGATGAATGATATCTATAAGCAACCTGTCAGTGGGAACAAGTGTGACTGCAGCTAATTGAGGGCACTGACGGATGTTCAAGAGTGCTATCTAGAGGAGGGAACAGTTGAAATCTGGTTTCATGTGTGGACAACATGACACAGTTCATGTCAGTTTTGAGCTTTGTGAAATGAGCAGAGGTTTTGAGAAAGATTGTCAAGATTAAGTGCAACTCTGCTTTGGTCTCGAGTGGCCAGTTTCAGATTCTCTGCAAGATTGTAagtgttttgctctgtgtgttttggcagtTTGGTGCGAAGTTAGCCAGAGTTCAGAGCACAGCTCAGTGGagccaacaacagcagcagcggcaaCACAGCTCCAGCCTCATTCCACAGAGTGTTTTCAAGAGGGTGAGCAGCCCACACAAAACCTTTTACGTCCTCTCTGTTTCATTATAGAGGTTAACTGACAAGGTAAATTCCAAATTTAAGGGGTAATGAATCTCTAACTCAAAGACTTGGTGCAAgatggtttgtgtttgtcagtctgtgtcCTTGGCATGCAAAGCtcagctgagagcagagcaaACTGTATTAGATTTGACCTAGATGTCTCATCTTGTTAGTCCCCACCTTCTAAGTAGCATCAGGCTACTTCCCAGCATGCCCCATCAGCTTTGTTATTTGTCTGACAGACAAACGTTTGAGAGAGATAGCTTTAATAGGCATTCAGACATCATTTTCACCTTTCGTGATTCTCACTAATTCAACCACAGTagtgtttttgctgtctgtATTAACTCACCCCAAACAGCCAATATGGTGACTGTGCAGAGACAAGCTGTAGCTAGCTagaaacatacacaaacaaacatatgtTTGTTGAGTGTGCTGACAAAACTTGCCAGAAACTCCAGACTAATAATAACTTCAGAGATGATAAATGATAGTGAAAGTAATAATTAGTTCCAACCCTAGAAAGAGTGAGGTTAGCAGTCACTAAATACAGTGGAAAGCACACAGCAGACTGTCATTTATCTGGTGCAGCCATTCACAAGAATCAGTGAATAACCAGTTTCTAACTAGTGGGTGGTGTTTTTGTGGGACATCACTGTCAGCTTTTCTGAGAAATATCTTGTATGTCTTGTTTATATTGCTTCtttctagtgtgtgtgtgtgtgtgtgtgtgtggattaacTGTTCGTGTGTATCCTCAGAAGCTGCAGTTCTtccaggaggagaaaaacaaggagcTTGTGGCCCTGCGTCAGAGAATCAAAGAGCTGGAAGAGAACCAGCGTGCCTGTGGCCTCAATGATAGCCGTCAGAGGAAGCGAAGGATCTAATTTGTTTAGAGGCTAAAAAGCTGTTGACCTGTCAGCTGTGTGCAAAGTCCTGACATCTGAATTCCTCAGAGCTGTTGAGTTatttcacagatgtttttttgtttgtttgtttgtgttaaacaGCGATGCTTTTTGTGCATAGTCACATTTGATTCGATCTGCAGTTTCACCGCCCTGCTTGCAGGTGACTAATGTGCAGAGCGCCGAGGGTTAAACACAGGCTGTATTCCTGTCTAAGGTTTAATCCAATCAGACGCCTGCATGGGagcaagggagggaggggaggcttAGGCGCACTTCAGAGTGAATCAGAtagcattcatttcattcagaaaaaagGAAATCGTTCAACGAATGTCTTCTATTTTTCAGATTCCTTGTAGTCAATCTTATGTATTCGACTTTGAACATGTTCTAGTtgtcttttcagtcattttgaaaCCATGTATCTCCTGAAGTCCACCTTCTATAATTTGTTCAAGGATTCCCATTATTGATGTTTAGGAAAGCAAAAGTCTGTAGAGATCTGCTTTTCTCAGGAGGCTAAAACTTTTCCATTTACCTGAATAATTAAGTAAGAGTCTGTGTCTTTCTATTGATCAACTTTACTATCACAGTGAATTGTTCAGTGAGAACGTCAGTATTAATATAGTCATTCTGGACTTAAAATCCCCCTGAGCATTACTCCTGCCTTACTAATTTGAGCTCAATACCAAGATCCAGACCTGAAGGTCTACCAATACATCTGTGGTGATGTAAACGTTGTACCGATCAGGTCGTAATACCTGAACTACACTTGCATCACATAGAAGACAGCAGACTTGAATGTGCTCTTAAAAATGCTGATGTGGTGTGACTGTTGTTTCCCCCTGTCGTCcctccactgctcctcacaGGGACAAAACACCTGAATGAAGACGATCAGCCCGGTGAAGTGTTAACCTCATGCTTTGTAATCTCTTTATCTGTGCTGCTCAGCCAGCATCTAAAGGGGGACAGAAAGCTAATCTCTATGGGAACATTGCGTAATACCATTGCATAACATTCATCTTCACAGAGGTGAGGAGATCAACCTTAGCTGCACAACACAGCTGTTAGAAGTGTGCTCTGCTGAACCTGCAAAGCAAAGCACTCTGGTTACATATATATGATGTAGGTAcaagcacatgtgcacatgtagCATCTATTGCGTCCTTTCTGGACTCATTTTTTGCTGCCCTGAACTGATGTTAGTCATTTGAAGGGATTGGGACAGACCTAAACTAAAACAGGATTAGAGTTCATGACACCACCTTAATCCTTCGTCCCTCAGTGAGGTAGAGGTGAGCTGCGATGGGGTGTGGCCAGGGAAACCcatgctgtctgtccactggaCTGATGGCTCAAACACATgcgccccctcccctcccctgttCTAGGCCATCAGTGTACAGTTAGAGAGCACGGAGAAGGAGACTATGCCAGCACTGTTCTCAGTAGGAGACGACTTTCTGCATTGATTTTGGCACAAAATTCAGCATGCAAGTGAAGAAAATTCTTTTTTCTTGGTCCCACTGGACCAACACaagcatttatttttgt
It contains:
- the ghrb gene encoding growth hormone receptor b isoform X1, translating into MFPPQLNTMAAALTVLLFLSFHMFTAAVQESAPEQVPPKRHPHLTGCVSTNMETFSCRWNVSTFQELSEPRSLRLFYINKNSPHAPPKEWSECPHYSTDRPNECFFNENHTSIWTIYRVQLRSGDQATLYDENLFNVQDIVQPDPPVSLNWTLLNVSLTSSHYDIMLSWKPPQSADVEMGWMTLQYEVQYRDVSSHLWEAVDLVKSTHRSLYGLQTNMNYEVRVRCKMFGGNEFGGFSDSVFVHIPSKVSRFPVVALLIFGALCLVAILMLFIISQQEKLMVILLPPVPGPKIRGIDPELLKKGKLRELTSILGGPPDLRPELYNSDPWVEFIDLDIEEQNDRLADLDTDCLMHRSLTSNCTPVSISFRDDDSGRASCCDPDLPSDQEASPLHPLTPNEILSKETSCPTACEPSCQPQSPVTGVPPLVEPGREALYTQVSEVRSSGKVLLSPEEQNEVEKSTSKDTERDIMAEKQKEKKEFQLLVVNADHGGYTSELSAGIMSPRLSTGDMSEPCQTEGDLGSLLSPSSHDESDTTPMSPLPPVPVYTVVEGVDRQNSLLLTPNSTPAPQLIIPKTMPTPDGYLTPDLLGTITP
- the ghrb gene encoding growth hormone receptor b isoform X2, which produces MAAALTVLLFLSFHMFTAAVQESAPEQVPPKRHPHLTGCVSTNMETFSCRWNVSTFQELSEPRSLRLFYINKNSPHAPPKEWSECPHYSTDRPNECFFNENHTSIWTIYRVQLRSGDQATLYDENLFNVQDIVQPDPPVSLNWTLLNVSLTSSHYDIMLSWKPPQSADVEMGWMTLQYEVQYRDVSSHLWEAVDLVKSTHRSLYGLQTNMNYEVRVRCKMFGGNEFGGFSDSVFVHIPSKVSRFPVVALLIFGALCLVAILMLFIISQQEKLMVILLPPVPGPKIRGIDPELLKKGKLRELTSILGGPPDLRPELYNSDPWVEFIDLDIEEQNDRLADLDTDCLMHRSLTSNCTPVSISFRDDDSGRASCCDPDLPSDQEASPLHPLTPNEILSKETSCPTACEPSCQPQSPVTGVPPLVEPGREALYTQVSEVRSSGKVLLSPEEQNEVEKSTSKDTERDIMAEKQKEKKEFQLLVVNADHGGYTSELSAGIMSPRLSTGDMSEPCQTEGDLGSLLSPSSHDESDTTPMSPLPPVPVYTVVEGVDRQNSLLLTPNSTPAPQLIIPKTMPTPDGYLTPDLLGTITP
- the ccdc152 gene encoding coiled-coil domain-containing protein 152 yields the protein MSNCVNLDTFMDTFIQLEQKITEVNGKNHMLEIMLEDANRLKKFYLTKEKILIEERDSLLVSVNKLQQTLQEQCNLRVENERLKNDMADLKQQSERTAEDGEAVVQQLVSEMRAKAERHKRELETVRLQCRREVEDTHRQGLNKLEAKDTEVKKLLEEKDLELEEMKKRLKDQERERQSELLKLQMEFGAKLARVQSTAQWSQQQQQRQHSSSLIPQSVFKRKLQFFQEEKNKELVALRQRIKELEENQRACGLNDSRQRKRRI